The nucleotide sequence GCAACTCGGTACTGCacaccgaatattcgccgaccTCTCCGTaataccatcaaggctcagtaatttctactCTACAgtcattactctggttttttttctccacgatttgagtAATCGACACTTCTTGATTTATCCGAGATTTttacttgtggctcggggactacattatTATGATTCGGTTTCTCACCATATTGGGGACTTTTTTCTGattactgttgtttctgaccctggcaccacgtgaccacatcacctactgtcaggctcggggactaagtggatatacgtcaccttgtggtgaatgtgcgcttttcattcTAGGGCTCAGCCCGTGGGCTGGTTGCCTATTCGGCTGGTCTTCTGTCTTTTTTCTActttttggaccctagcaccatgtgaccacgtcacctactgttaggctcgaggagtaagtgggcacacttcaccttatggtgagtgtgttttctttaataTGTTCATTGGAAGACTTcgtgcctcctgaagttgaagaagattatcttcctttctcgtggtcggactctaagtggacacacttgatTCATagcgaggaaatttttgattttgaacttgagctccttacatccttctggcaagcttcACTTGGGTAAGCCCGAGCTCGGCCGGACAGTTAAGCTGGTCGGTTACGGTTCACAACTGTTCGACGACTCATTagggtggtcggactatgagtctgactgctcggctttgtttactCCTGCTTggataagctcaagacggcgttgcacagcggatacaaggcgctcgaggactagctgtggggggtacgaccccggatacccatgacgGACTACATGGGCTACGCTGCCAGGAGCgatctagcccacaagacgaagacctacggtgcacggtgctgctcagcgtgtaccgcaagacatcaagggcgatatcctgaaggtgctacgagatctgttaggatatgctcgatcctGTGATTCCTGTAATCGATTATTACTTACctgttatctcctagatctaaccgacttgtaaccctacctccggTTATATACGGCGGGTAGAGGACCCCTCAAAaaacacgtaatatcatacgatagtcaatacaaaacaacagaccacatgagtatggtattacgtcgtgctgacggTTCGAACTTGTCTAACTCTTGTATCTCTGTTGCCTTTTTTTCCTAATTATATACACCTCTACTAATTGATCTATCTTTGTAGGATAACTTTagaaggactaccgacgatattccgtCGATAAGTACCTAGGAAGGTGGCAATTGAGCCCGTGAGAAACCTAAAAGTGGGAAAAAAGAATCGCCGCATACTCGGGCTCGCCACGCCGCTCCGCCGTGTTTTGGATGGGCCACGCGACGCTTGCGTTTGTGACGACGTTCCGTGCATAGCCCACATGAGTTAATACACGGTTGGGCTCACGTTTCGCTGGCCCAATAACGACCCTCCGACCTTTCCTGCTCTTGCTCCGCACGCGTGACGGCGAGGACGAGACGAGAGGATTCTGGCGAGAGACGGGACAACGGGAGTGgggcagaagaagaagaaggtggttCAGGGGAAGAAGAGACACTCGTTTCCACCTCCTGCGGCGTGATTCGGGCAATCGGGCTCTGCCGCTCCTTCTCTCCTCCCAGCATCCATCGCCGCCGCTTGAGCTCTGCCTCCACGGCTCCACTTACCTAGTACAGCTACAGGTGAGGTGATTCTCTCCTCTCCTCCACTCGCCATCCGCCAATCAGCGCCGATTCTCTCGGGAGGACAAGTGAATCTGCCGCTGAGTTAGGGGAGCTCGTTGGTTCATCAGACCGTGCAGGCTCCTGGCCGGAACTAGGAAGGCATGCTGAGTGGCCACGCCGTGACACTGAGCGAGAGGAGCGCCTCCGGTACGCGCTTGGTCGAGGATGTAGCGCGCGAGGCaggcgatgaggaggaggaggcggacgcCGCCGCGAGAGTTGTGTACCGGGCCTCGTTCCAAGAGCTCATGCCCAACTACCTTCAGTACGACACCATCATCTGGGCACTCATATCCCTGCTGCTTGTCCTGGCGTGGGGGATCGGGATGCTCCTGCTCTACCTCCCGTACAAGAGATACGTGCTGAAGAGGGACATCCTGTCCCGCCAACTCTTTGTCACCGAAAATAAGATAGTGTACAAGGTATTGGTTGTCTTGAGTATTGATTGGTTGGTTGTGCTGGAGTTTTTCACTTCTCAGATTAACGCTGAATGGGTATGAAATTGTTTCAGGCGACTAGGCCTTCGTACTTGCCATTCAAGGGGATAGTTAAGAAAGAGATTAAAGTACCTCTCCATTTGATTGTTGATGTTATAATTGAGCAAGGTACATGACTGTAGTTCGGTAGTTTCTATTTCAATTTCAACTTTTCGCAACTTCTTGTTTGTGCGAACCAATACGACAAAACAGTCTCTACATTTTACTAAGCTGAAAATTCTTTATGGTCCCTTTCAACATTGTTTATGATTGATATGAAGTTTTGCTAGCACCAGCATTTGTTTTTCCTAATTCATCAATATACTCCACTTTTTCATGGAACGATGAAGGAGAGCTGTGCATACCTATATACCGTACTTGATGGATTCATTTGCGTAAAGCTATAATTTTGTTATGTCCTTCAACCAGGCATTGGTTCTTTGTAAAAATTCACTGAATGTTCAAGGAAAAAAAATCACTGATGGACATGTTAATGCATTTTACTTATCTAAAAGTTAAGGGTATATATGCCTATCTTACACTAGTTCGTGTGTCATGCATAAACTTGAACAGAAAATTGTGAAACGGCCTTCTTTAAAAGTTAGAACTGTATGTTTGT is from Miscanthus floridulus cultivar M001 chromosome 7, ASM1932011v1, whole genome shotgun sequence and encodes:
- the LOC136467397 gene encoding uncharacterized protein, translated to MLSGHAVTLSERSASGTRLVEDVAREAGDEEEEADAAARVVYRASFQELMPNYLQYDTIIWALISLLLVLAWGIGMLLLYLPYKRYVLKRDILSRQLFVTENKIVYKATRPSYLPFKGIVKKEIKVPLHLIVDVIIEQGCLQSAYILYTFRIESIAHGKPAPVDELQFHCVHNPDFLTKVVIREASRSIREVQSLKTTSYSEEGPSHIPTSGLHSPSAKVKASLIRAALDSKGKIPDNILLHKIEELNRSVKNLESLLVGSHRRE